One stretch of Plutella xylostella chromosome 15, ilPluXylo3.1, whole genome shotgun sequence DNA includes these proteins:
- the LOC105383827 gene encoding regulating synaptic membrane exocytosis protein 2 isoform X7 — protein sequence MADMPDLSHLTPEERAIIEGVMMRQRQEEQREHEIMRRKQDEVAVLEQTIRTRNEMQRAAGVELAATCHICLKTKFADGVGHSCHYCRVRCCARCGGKVTLRSNKVIWVCILCRKKQELLSKTGQWIHKSGPADAMMWQQMESDLRGLPMPGEATLDKRPKLERAHSAAEKENLPLQRGGSALRRQYSQQEPRCYGELEGLARTHPHLVHPRQKAAYGVEDEPPRSSSDEEAPDCDDDDEYRDRGQLEGCTPLRHPQLRSASVAANNYYNLTNHSAGGYEAEARGGGRSFDSATDCRWRARDDGDGAYLRPYAPDDRTRLERPVYKSAYLWEDSADNRRFTERRKKTVRFDGHEGAATFPRGGRDAGGAPLDWASLRWEQERQTSQDSATKDSGIDTSSTFTSSEDSNRGDCPKFPQSWQVSADGSRMIGHMVLRKTVVEGSSHSSCAILGLKVVGGKLLPDGTRGAIVEKVKKGSIADVEGQLRIGDEVLQWNGVPLQGRGAEDTAAVVADSKHDSHVELVVSRPVVAARPPAQPWRTHKEVYTEVMGGCEKPSVLVTSPGSPDVHSRRRSRRHNHHNASVAGRVQLKIYFDISALQLLVTVVSAAGLSPRPDGSPRCPYAKIFLLPDKSEKSKRRTKTFANTLEPRWNQTFVYCGIRITDIKKRTLEVTVWDLNRYGPNDFLGEVLLDLDSIVMNHEPNWYTLKPHEESISYNRYREEEADGEHLSPPSTSTSRLSDSDTPSECEMRRHHSLSSLASSSSPPPSSHNHERMEDGARRSRRDVSPSGRARAAGLSRERGGGGGGARSQSAAPGARGPRARSKSPRRSLSPPADSWRYTGEERGGGGGGGGGGEGRLPTHAYAPRFQSRSATATPTTSPKKRQLPQIPPHQGTQRTVRAQVSADLEERKWIAPHHIGATLTYRSTPQGWERHYAGLSDSELAARGGNGGGWAPRRRPSPDQAAGDSDLESVASVTSSAFSTQSERPRPTRMLSNEYGGRENGRGGHQPQPLERRESRRSQFTRSLSNADGPPDEKADGSLSDTALGGNGELEAACDDALLKAEPRDYFGPGMGKKSNSTSQLSATGRKRRLGFGKRGKNSFTVQRSEEVGPGGAGVSRASSASSEHDDDRWSPGLRGSGSSDGGGLSDFIDGLGPGQLVGRQLLGAPTLGDVQLSMCYQKGFLEVEVIRARGLQARQGSRTLPAPYVKVYLVNGKRCVAKAKTTSARRTLDPLYQQTLTFRENFKGCVLQVTVWGDYGRIEGKKVFMGVAQIMLDDLNLSNIVIGWYKLFGTTSL from the exons ATGGCAGACATGCCGGACCTGTCGCACCTCACGCCCGAGGAGCGCGCCATCATCGAGGGCGTCATGATGCGCCAGCGCCAGGAGGAGCAGCGCGAGCACGAGATCATGAG GCGCAAACAAGACGAGGTGGCGGTACTGGAGCAAACGATTCGCACAAGGAACGAGATGCAGCGCGCGGCGGGCGTGGAGCTGGCGGCCACCTGCCACATCTGCCTCAAGACCAAGTTCGCGGACGGCGTCGGCCACTCGTGCCACTACTGCCGCGTGCGCTGCTGCGCCCGCTGCGGGGGGAAGGTCACACTGCGCTCTAATAAG GTGATATGGGTCTGCATTCTATGCCGCAAGAAGCAGGAGCTGCTGTCGAAGACGGGCCAGTGGATCCACAAGAGCGGGCCGGCGGACGCGATGATGTGGCAGCAGATGGAGTCGGACCTGCGCGGGCTGCCGATGCCGGGCGAGGCCACGCTGGACAAGCGGCCCAAGCTGGAGCGGGCACACAGCGCGGCGGAGAAGGAGAACCTTCCCTTGCAGCGTGGGGGCAGTGCGTTGAGACGGCAGTACAGCCAGCAGGAGCCGCGCTGCTACGGCGAGCTGGAGGGGCTGGCGCGCACGCACCCGCATCTGGTTCACCCGCGGCAGAaggcggcctacggcgtggaGGACGAGCCGCCTCGCTCCTCCTCCGACGAGGAGGCGCCCGACtgcgacgacgacgacgagtACCGCGACCGCG GACAACTAGAGGGCTGCACTCCTCTGAGGCACCCGCAGCTGCGCAGCGCCAGCGTGGCTGCCAacaattattacaatttgacTAATCACTCGGCGGGCGGGTACGAGGCGgaggcgcgcggcggcgggcgcagCTTCGACTCGGCCACGGACTGCCGCTGGCGCGCGCGCGACGACGGCGACGGCGCCTACCTGCGGCCCTACGCGCCCGACGACCGCACCCGGCTCGAGCGACCCGTCTACAAGAGTGCCTATCTATGGGAAGATTCCGCCGACAATAGACGTTTCACCGAGAGGAGAAAAAAAACGGTTCGGTTCGACGGGCACGAGGGCGCGGCCACGTTCCCCCGCGGCGGGCGGGAcgcgggcggcgcgccgcTGGACTGGGCCTCGCTGCGCTGGGAGCAGGAGCGCCAGACCAGCCAGGACTCCGCCACCAAGGACTCCGGCATCGACACCTCCAGCACATTCACCTCCAGCGAAGATTCTAACAGGGGTGATTGCCCTAAG TTTCCGCAGAGCTGGCAGGTGTCGGCGGACGGGTCTCGCATGATCGGGCACATGGTGCTGCGCAAGACCGTGGTGGAGGGCAGCTCGCACTCGTCGTGCGCCATCCTGGGGCTCAAGGTGGTGGGCGGCAAGCTGCTGCCCGACGGGACCAGGGGCGCCATCGTGGAGAAAGTTAAGAAGGGTTCCATAGCCGACGTGGAAGGACAACTTAGGATAG GTGACGAGGTGCTCCAATGGAACGGCGTCCCGCTGCAGGGGCGCGGCGCGGAGGACACGGCGGCGGTGGTGGCGGACAGCAAGCACGACTCGCACGTCGAGCTGGTGGTGAGCCGGCCCGTGGTGgccgcgcgcccgcccgcgcAGCCGTGGCGGACGCATAAAG AAGTATACACGGAAGTGATGGGGGGATGCGAAAAGCCGAGCGTGCTAGTGACGTCACCGGGCTCCCCCGACGTGCACTCCAGGCGACGCAGCAGAAGACACAACCATCACAACGCCAGCGTCGCCGGAAGAGTACAG CTAAAGATCTACTTCGACATCAGCGCACTCCAACTACTAGTGACGGTGGTGTCGGCGGCCGGCCTCAGTCCGCGGCCGGACGGGTCCCCGCGGTGTCCGTACGCAAAGATCTTCCTTCTACCGGACAAGAGCGAGAAAAGCAAACGCAGGACCAAGACTTTCGCTAACACCCTGGAGCCACGGTGGAACCAGACGTTTGTGTATTGCGGGATTCGTATCACGGATATCAAGAAACGGACTTTAGAA GTAACAGTGTGGGATTTGAACCGTTATGGCCCAAACGATTTTCTCGGTGAAGTGCTCTTAGATCTGGACAGTATAGTGATGAATCATGAACCCAACTGGTACACGCTGAAGCCTCACGAAGAATCCATAAGTTATAAC AGATACAGAGAGGAAGAAGCAGATGGCGAACACCTGTCACCGCCGTCGACGTCGACGTCGCGCCTGTCGGACTCCGACACGCCCAGCGAGTGCGAGATGCGGCGGCACCACTCGCTGTCCAGCCTGGCTTCTAGCTCCAGCCCGCCGCCGTCGTCGCACAACCACGAG CGCATGGAGGACGGGGCGCGGCGCAGCCGTCGCGACGTGTCGCCGTCGgggcgcgcgcgggcggcCGGCCTGAGTCGCGAGCGG ggcggcggcggcggcggcgcgcgctcgcAGTCGGCCGCGCCCGGCGCCCGCGGCCCGCGCGCCCGCAGCAAGTCTCCGCGCCGCTCCCTGTCCCCGCCGGCCGACTCCTGGCGCTACACAG GCGAGgagcgcgggggcggcggcgggggcgggggcgggggcgagggGCGGCTGCCCACGCACGCGTACGCGCCGCGCTTCCAGTCGCGCTCCGCCACCGCCACGCCCACCACCAGCCCCAAGAAGAGGCAGCTGCCGCAGATACCGCCGCACCAG GGCACGCAGCGGACAGTCCGGGCGCAGGTGTCGGCGGACCTAGAAGAACGTAAGTGGATCGCGCCGCACCACATTGGCGCAACACTCACCTACCGCAGCACGCCACAAG GCTGGGAGCGTCACTACGCCGGCTTATCCGACTCTGAGCtagcggcgcgcggcggcaaCGGCGGCGGCTGGGCGCCCCGGAGGCGACCCTCCCCGGACCAGGCGGCCGGAGACTCAGACCTCGAGTCCGTGGCCTCGGTCACGTCTAGCGCATTCAGCACGCAGTCCGAGCGGCCAAGACCGACCAGGATGCTCAG CAACGAGTACGGAGGACGAGAGAACGGGCGCGGCGGCCACCAGCCGCAGCCGCTGGAGCGCCGCGAGTCCCGCCGCTCGCAGTTCACGCGCAGCCTCAGCAACGCAGACGGACCGCCCGACGAAAAAGCTG ACGGCAGCCTGAGCGACACGGCGCTGGGCGGCAACGGCGAGCTGGAGGCGGCGTGCGACGACGCGCTGCTCAAGGCCGAGCCGCGGGACTACTTCGGCCCCGGCATGGGCAAGAAGAGCAACTCCACCTCGCAGCTCTCCGCCACAG GACGGAAACGGAGATTAGGTTTCGGTAAACGCGGCAAAAATTCGTTCACGGTGCAACGCAGCGAGGAGGTGGGCCccgggggcgcgggggtgTCCCGCGCCTCGTCCGCCTCCAGCGAGCACGACGACGACAG ATGGTCGCCGGGTCTACGCGGCTCTGGTTCGTCGGACGGCGGCGGTCTTTCCGACTTCATCGATGGACTCGGGCCGGGCCAGCTGGTGGGCAGACAACTGCTGGGCGCGCCCACGCTCGGGGACGTGCAACTCTCCATGTGCTACCAGAAGGGATTCCTTGAG GTGGAGGTGATCCGCGCGCGCGGGCTCCAAGCGCGGCAAGGCAGCCGCACGCTGCCGGCGCCCTACGTCAAGGTGTACCTGGTCAACGGCAAGCGCTGCGTGGCCAAGGCCAAGACCACTAGCGCGCGCCGCACGCTCGACCCACTGTACCAGCAGACCTTGACCTTCAGGGAGAACTTCAAGGGATGCGTATTGCAA GTGACAGTGTGGGGCGACTACGGGCGCATCGAGGGCAAGAAGGTGTTCATGGGCGTGGCCCAGATCATGCTGGACGACCTCAACCTCTCCAACATCGTCATCGGATGGTACAAGCTTTTTGGAACCACTTCTTTG TAA
- the LOC105383827 gene encoding regulating synaptic membrane exocytosis protein 2 isoform X12, with protein sequence MADMPDLSHLTPEERAIIEGVMMRQRQEEQREHEIMRRKQDEVAVLEQTIRTRNEMQRAAGVELAATCHICLKTKFADGVGHSCHYCRVRCCARCGGKVTLRSNKVIWVCILCRKKQELLSKTGQWIHKSGPADAMMWQQMESDLRGLPMPGEATLDKRPKLERAHSAAEKENLPLQRGGSALRRQYSQQEPRCYGELEGLARTHPHLVHPRQKAAYGVEDEPPRSSSDEEAPDCDDDDEYRDRGNRDRSSSESSKGQRRVTLDEKMKKFFSFPQSWQVSADGSRMIGHMVLRKTVVEGSSHSSCAILGLKVVGGKLLPDGTRGAIVEKVKKGSIADVEGQLRIGDEVLQWNGVPLQGRGAEDTAAVVADSKHDSHVELVVSRPVVAARPPAQPWRTHKEVYTEVMGGCEKPSVLVTSPGSPDVHSRRRSRRHNHHNASVAGRVQLKIYFDISALQLLVTVVSAAGLSPRPDGSPRCPYAKIFLLPDKSEKSKRRTKTFANTLEPRWNQTFVYCGIRITDIKKRTLEVTVWDLNRYGPNDFLGEVLLDLDSIVMNHEPNWYTLKPHEESISYNSFFQRYREEEADGEHLSPPSTSTSRLSDSDTPSECEMRRHHSLSSLASSSSPPPSSHNHERMEDGARRSRRDVSPSGRARAAGLSRERVSTARARCDVRGGEHWLTCACVQGGGGGGARSQSAAPGARGPRARSKSPRRSLSPPADSWRYTGEERGGGGGGGGGGEGRLPTHAYAPRFQSRSATATPTTSPKKRQLPQIPPHQGTQRTVRAQVSADLEERKWIAPHHIGATLTYRSTPQGWERHYAGLSDSELAARGGNGGGWAPRRRPSPDQAAGDSDLESVASVTSSAFSTQSERPRPTRMLSNEYGGRENGRGGHQPQPLERRESRRSQFTRSLSNADGPPDEKADGSLSDTALGGNGELEAACDDALLKAEPRDYFGPGMGKKSNSTSQLSATGRKRRLGFGKRGKNSFTVQRSEEVGPGGAGVSRASSASSEHDDDRWSPGLRGSGSSDGGGLSDFIDGLGPGQLVGRQLLGAPTLGDVQLSMCYQKGFLEVEVIRARGLQARQGSRTLPAPYVKVYLVNGKRCVAKAKTTSARRTLDPLYQQTLTFRENFKGCVLQVTVWGDYGRIEGKKVFMGVAQIMLDDLNLSNIVIGWYKLFGTTSL encoded by the exons ATGGCAGACATGCCGGACCTGTCGCACCTCACGCCCGAGGAGCGCGCCATCATCGAGGGCGTCATGATGCGCCAGCGCCAGGAGGAGCAGCGCGAGCACGAGATCATGAG GCGCAAACAAGACGAGGTGGCGGTACTGGAGCAAACGATTCGCACAAGGAACGAGATGCAGCGCGCGGCGGGCGTGGAGCTGGCGGCCACCTGCCACATCTGCCTCAAGACCAAGTTCGCGGACGGCGTCGGCCACTCGTGCCACTACTGCCGCGTGCGCTGCTGCGCCCGCTGCGGGGGGAAGGTCACACTGCGCTCTAATAAG GTGATATGGGTCTGCATTCTATGCCGCAAGAAGCAGGAGCTGCTGTCGAAGACGGGCCAGTGGATCCACAAGAGCGGGCCGGCGGACGCGATGATGTGGCAGCAGATGGAGTCGGACCTGCGCGGGCTGCCGATGCCGGGCGAGGCCACGCTGGACAAGCGGCCCAAGCTGGAGCGGGCACACAGCGCGGCGGAGAAGGAGAACCTTCCCTTGCAGCGTGGGGGCAGTGCGTTGAGACGGCAGTACAGCCAGCAGGAGCCGCGCTGCTACGGCGAGCTGGAGGGGCTGGCGCGCACGCACCCGCATCTGGTTCACCCGCGGCAGAaggcggcctacggcgtggaGGACGAGCCGCCTCGCTCCTCCTCCGACGAGGAGGCGCCCGACtgcgacgacgacgacgagtACCGCGACCGCG GTAATAGAGATAGGAGCAGCTCCGAGAGCTCCAAGGGCCAGCGCCGGGTCACGTTAGACgagaaaatgaaaaagttcttcTCG TTTCCGCAGAGCTGGCAGGTGTCGGCGGACGGGTCTCGCATGATCGGGCACATGGTGCTGCGCAAGACCGTGGTGGAGGGCAGCTCGCACTCGTCGTGCGCCATCCTGGGGCTCAAGGTGGTGGGCGGCAAGCTGCTGCCCGACGGGACCAGGGGCGCCATCGTGGAGAAAGTTAAGAAGGGTTCCATAGCCGACGTGGAAGGACAACTTAGGATAG GTGACGAGGTGCTCCAATGGAACGGCGTCCCGCTGCAGGGGCGCGGCGCGGAGGACACGGCGGCGGTGGTGGCGGACAGCAAGCACGACTCGCACGTCGAGCTGGTGGTGAGCCGGCCCGTGGTGgccgcgcgcccgcccgcgcAGCCGTGGCGGACGCATAAAG AAGTATACACGGAAGTGATGGGGGGATGCGAAAAGCCGAGCGTGCTAGTGACGTCACCGGGCTCCCCCGACGTGCACTCCAGGCGACGCAGCAGAAGACACAACCATCACAACGCCAGCGTCGCCGGAAGAGTACAG CTAAAGATCTACTTCGACATCAGCGCACTCCAACTACTAGTGACGGTGGTGTCGGCGGCCGGCCTCAGTCCGCGGCCGGACGGGTCCCCGCGGTGTCCGTACGCAAAGATCTTCCTTCTACCGGACAAGAGCGAGAAAAGCAAACGCAGGACCAAGACTTTCGCTAACACCCTGGAGCCACGGTGGAACCAGACGTTTGTGTATTGCGGGATTCGTATCACGGATATCAAGAAACGGACTTTAGAA GTAACAGTGTGGGATTTGAACCGTTATGGCCCAAACGATTTTCTCGGTGAAGTGCTCTTAGATCTGGACAGTATAGTGATGAATCATGAACCCAACTGGTACACGCTGAAGCCTCACGAAGAATCCATAAGTTATAAC TCGTTCTTCCAGAGATACAGAGAGGAAGAAGCAGATGGCGAACACCTGTCACCGCCGTCGACGTCGACGTCGCGCCTGTCGGACTCCGACACGCCCAGCGAGTGCGAGATGCGGCGGCACCACTCGCTGTCCAGCCTGGCTTCTAGCTCCAGCCCGCCGCCGTCGTCGCACAACCACGAG CGCATGGAGGACGGGGCGCGGCGCAGCCGTCGCGACGTGTCGCCGTCGgggcgcgcgcgggcggcCGGCCTGAGTCGCGAGCGGGTGAGCACCGCGCGAGCTCGCTGCGATGTGCGAGGTGGTGAGCACTGGCTGACGTGTGCTTGTGTgcagggcggcggcggcggcggcgcgcgctcgcAGTCGGCCGCGCCCGGCGCCCGCGGCCCGCGCGCCCGCAGCAAGTCTCCGCGCCGCTCCCTGTCCCCGCCGGCCGACTCCTGGCGCTACACAG GCGAGgagcgcgggggcggcggcgggggcgggggcgggggcgagggGCGGCTGCCCACGCACGCGTACGCGCCGCGCTTCCAGTCGCGCTCCGCCACCGCCACGCCCACCACCAGCCCCAAGAAGAGGCAGCTGCCGCAGATACCGCCGCACCAG GGCACGCAGCGGACAGTCCGGGCGCAGGTGTCGGCGGACCTAGAAGAACGTAAGTGGATCGCGCCGCACCACATTGGCGCAACACTCACCTACCGCAGCACGCCACAAG GCTGGGAGCGTCACTACGCCGGCTTATCCGACTCTGAGCtagcggcgcgcggcggcaaCGGCGGCGGCTGGGCGCCCCGGAGGCGACCCTCCCCGGACCAGGCGGCCGGAGACTCAGACCTCGAGTCCGTGGCCTCGGTCACGTCTAGCGCATTCAGCACGCAGTCCGAGCGGCCAAGACCGACCAGGATGCTCAG CAACGAGTACGGAGGACGAGAGAACGGGCGCGGCGGCCACCAGCCGCAGCCGCTGGAGCGCCGCGAGTCCCGCCGCTCGCAGTTCACGCGCAGCCTCAGCAACGCAGACGGACCGCCCGACGAAAAAGCTG ACGGCAGCCTGAGCGACACGGCGCTGGGCGGCAACGGCGAGCTGGAGGCGGCGTGCGACGACGCGCTGCTCAAGGCCGAGCCGCGGGACTACTTCGGCCCCGGCATGGGCAAGAAGAGCAACTCCACCTCGCAGCTCTCCGCCACAG GACGGAAACGGAGATTAGGTTTCGGTAAACGCGGCAAAAATTCGTTCACGGTGCAACGCAGCGAGGAGGTGGGCCccgggggcgcgggggtgTCCCGCGCCTCGTCCGCCTCCAGCGAGCACGACGACGACAG ATGGTCGCCGGGTCTACGCGGCTCTGGTTCGTCGGACGGCGGCGGTCTTTCCGACTTCATCGATGGACTCGGGCCGGGCCAGCTGGTGGGCAGACAACTGCTGGGCGCGCCCACGCTCGGGGACGTGCAACTCTCCATGTGCTACCAGAAGGGATTCCTTGAG GTGGAGGTGATCCGCGCGCGCGGGCTCCAAGCGCGGCAAGGCAGCCGCACGCTGCCGGCGCCCTACGTCAAGGTGTACCTGGTCAACGGCAAGCGCTGCGTGGCCAAGGCCAAGACCACTAGCGCGCGCCGCACGCTCGACCCACTGTACCAGCAGACCTTGACCTTCAGGGAGAACTTCAAGGGATGCGTATTGCAA GTGACAGTGTGGGGCGACTACGGGCGCATCGAGGGCAAGAAGGTGTTCATGGGCGTGGCCCAGATCATGCTGGACGACCTCAACCTCTCCAACATCGTCATCGGATGGTACAAGCTTTTTGGAACCACTTCTTTG TAA
- the LOC105383827 gene encoding regulating synaptic membrane exocytosis protein 2 isoform X13, translated as MADMPDLSHLTPEERAIIEGVMMRQRQEEQREHEIMRRKQDEVAVLEQTIRTRNEMQRAAGVELAATCHICLKTKFADGVGHSCHYCRVRCCARCGGKVTLRSNKVIWVCILCRKKQELLSKTGQWIHKSGPADAMMWQQMESDLRGLPMPGEATLDKRPKLERAHSAAEKENLPLQRGGSALRRQYSQQEPRCYGELEGLARTHPHLVHPRQKAAYGVEDEPPRSSSDEEAPDCDDDDEYRDRGNRDRSSSESSKGQRRVTLDEKMKKFFSSWQVSADGSRMIGHMVLRKTVVEGSSHSSCAILGLKVVGGKLLPDGTRGAIVEKVKKGSIADVEGQLRIGDEVLQWNGVPLQGRGAEDTAAVVADSKHDSHVELVVSRPVVAARPPAQPWRTHKEVYTEVMGGCEKPSVLVTSPGSPDVHSRRRSRRHNHHNASVAGRVQLKIYFDISALQLLVTVVSAAGLSPRPDGSPRCPYAKIFLLPDKSEKSKRRTKTFANTLEPRWNQTFVYCGIRITDIKKRTLEVTVWDLNRYGPNDFLGEVLLDLDSIVMNHEPNWYTLKPHEESISYNSFFQRYREEEADGEHLSPPSTSTSRLSDSDTPSECEMRRHHSLSSLASSSSPPPSSHNHERMEDGARRSRRDVSPSGRARAAGLSRERVSTARARCDVRGGEHWLTCACVQGGGGGGARSQSAAPGARGPRARSKSPRRSLSPPADSWRYTGEERGGGGGGGGGGEGRLPTHAYAPRFQSRSATATPTTSPKKRQLPQIPPHQGTQRTVRAQVSADLEERKWIAPHHIGATLTYRSTPQGWERHYAGLSDSELAARGGNGGGWAPRRRPSPDQAAGDSDLESVASVTSSAFSTQSERPRPTRMLSNEYGGRENGRGGHQPQPLERRESRRSQFTRSLSNADGPPDEKADGSLSDTALGGNGELEAACDDALLKAEPRDYFGPGMGKKSNSTSQLSATGRKRRLGFGKRGKNSFTVQRSEEVGPGGAGVSRASSASSEHDDDRWSPGLRGSGSSDGGGLSDFIDGLGPGQLVGRQLLGAPTLGDVQLSMCYQKGFLEVEVIRARGLQARQGSRTLPAPYVKVYLVNGKRCVAKAKTTSARRTLDPLYQQTLTFRENFKGCVLQVTVWGDYGRIEGKKVFMGVAQIMLDDLNLSNIVIGWYKLFGTTSL; from the exons ATGGCAGACATGCCGGACCTGTCGCACCTCACGCCCGAGGAGCGCGCCATCATCGAGGGCGTCATGATGCGCCAGCGCCAGGAGGAGCAGCGCGAGCACGAGATCATGAG GCGCAAACAAGACGAGGTGGCGGTACTGGAGCAAACGATTCGCACAAGGAACGAGATGCAGCGCGCGGCGGGCGTGGAGCTGGCGGCCACCTGCCACATCTGCCTCAAGACCAAGTTCGCGGACGGCGTCGGCCACTCGTGCCACTACTGCCGCGTGCGCTGCTGCGCCCGCTGCGGGGGGAAGGTCACACTGCGCTCTAATAAG GTGATATGGGTCTGCATTCTATGCCGCAAGAAGCAGGAGCTGCTGTCGAAGACGGGCCAGTGGATCCACAAGAGCGGGCCGGCGGACGCGATGATGTGGCAGCAGATGGAGTCGGACCTGCGCGGGCTGCCGATGCCGGGCGAGGCCACGCTGGACAAGCGGCCCAAGCTGGAGCGGGCACACAGCGCGGCGGAGAAGGAGAACCTTCCCTTGCAGCGTGGGGGCAGTGCGTTGAGACGGCAGTACAGCCAGCAGGAGCCGCGCTGCTACGGCGAGCTGGAGGGGCTGGCGCGCACGCACCCGCATCTGGTTCACCCGCGGCAGAaggcggcctacggcgtggaGGACGAGCCGCCTCGCTCCTCCTCCGACGAGGAGGCGCCCGACtgcgacgacgacgacgagtACCGCGACCGCG GTAATAGAGATAGGAGCAGCTCCGAGAGCTCCAAGGGCCAGCGCCGGGTCACGTTAGACgagaaaatgaaaaagttcttcTCG AGCTGGCAGGTGTCGGCGGACGGGTCTCGCATGATCGGGCACATGGTGCTGCGCAAGACCGTGGTGGAGGGCAGCTCGCACTCGTCGTGCGCCATCCTGGGGCTCAAGGTGGTGGGCGGCAAGCTGCTGCCCGACGGGACCAGGGGCGCCATCGTGGAGAAAGTTAAGAAGGGTTCCATAGCCGACGTGGAAGGACAACTTAGGATAG GTGACGAGGTGCTCCAATGGAACGGCGTCCCGCTGCAGGGGCGCGGCGCGGAGGACACGGCGGCGGTGGTGGCGGACAGCAAGCACGACTCGCACGTCGAGCTGGTGGTGAGCCGGCCCGTGGTGgccgcgcgcccgcccgcgcAGCCGTGGCGGACGCATAAAG AAGTATACACGGAAGTGATGGGGGGATGCGAAAAGCCGAGCGTGCTAGTGACGTCACCGGGCTCCCCCGACGTGCACTCCAGGCGACGCAGCAGAAGACACAACCATCACAACGCCAGCGTCGCCGGAAGAGTACAG CTAAAGATCTACTTCGACATCAGCGCACTCCAACTACTAGTGACGGTGGTGTCGGCGGCCGGCCTCAGTCCGCGGCCGGACGGGTCCCCGCGGTGTCCGTACGCAAAGATCTTCCTTCTACCGGACAAGAGCGAGAAAAGCAAACGCAGGACCAAGACTTTCGCTAACACCCTGGAGCCACGGTGGAACCAGACGTTTGTGTATTGCGGGATTCGTATCACGGATATCAAGAAACGGACTTTAGAA GTAACAGTGTGGGATTTGAACCGTTATGGCCCAAACGATTTTCTCGGTGAAGTGCTCTTAGATCTGGACAGTATAGTGATGAATCATGAACCCAACTGGTACACGCTGAAGCCTCACGAAGAATCCATAAGTTATAAC TCGTTCTTCCAGAGATACAGAGAGGAAGAAGCAGATGGCGAACACCTGTCACCGCCGTCGACGTCGACGTCGCGCCTGTCGGACTCCGACACGCCCAGCGAGTGCGAGATGCGGCGGCACCACTCGCTGTCCAGCCTGGCTTCTAGCTCCAGCCCGCCGCCGTCGTCGCACAACCACGAG CGCATGGAGGACGGGGCGCGGCGCAGCCGTCGCGACGTGTCGCCGTCGgggcgcgcgcgggcggcCGGCCTGAGTCGCGAGCGGGTGAGCACCGCGCGAGCTCGCTGCGATGTGCGAGGTGGTGAGCACTGGCTGACGTGTGCTTGTGTgcagggcggcggcggcggcggcgcgcgctcgcAGTCGGCCGCGCCCGGCGCCCGCGGCCCGCGCGCCCGCAGCAAGTCTCCGCGCCGCTCCCTGTCCCCGCCGGCCGACTCCTGGCGCTACACAG GCGAGgagcgcgggggcggcggcgggggcgggggcgggggcgagggGCGGCTGCCCACGCACGCGTACGCGCCGCGCTTCCAGTCGCGCTCCGCCACCGCCACGCCCACCACCAGCCCCAAGAAGAGGCAGCTGCCGCAGATACCGCCGCACCAG GGCACGCAGCGGACAGTCCGGGCGCAGGTGTCGGCGGACCTAGAAGAACGTAAGTGGATCGCGCCGCACCACATTGGCGCAACACTCACCTACCGCAGCACGCCACAAG GCTGGGAGCGTCACTACGCCGGCTTATCCGACTCTGAGCtagcggcgcgcggcggcaaCGGCGGCGGCTGGGCGCCCCGGAGGCGACCCTCCCCGGACCAGGCGGCCGGAGACTCAGACCTCGAGTCCGTGGCCTCGGTCACGTCTAGCGCATTCAGCACGCAGTCCGAGCGGCCAAGACCGACCAGGATGCTCAG CAACGAGTACGGAGGACGAGAGAACGGGCGCGGCGGCCACCAGCCGCAGCCGCTGGAGCGCCGCGAGTCCCGCCGCTCGCAGTTCACGCGCAGCCTCAGCAACGCAGACGGACCGCCCGACGAAAAAGCTG ACGGCAGCCTGAGCGACACGGCGCTGGGCGGCAACGGCGAGCTGGAGGCGGCGTGCGACGACGCGCTGCTCAAGGCCGAGCCGCGGGACTACTTCGGCCCCGGCATGGGCAAGAAGAGCAACTCCACCTCGCAGCTCTCCGCCACAG GACGGAAACGGAGATTAGGTTTCGGTAAACGCGGCAAAAATTCGTTCACGGTGCAACGCAGCGAGGAGGTGGGCCccgggggcgcgggggtgTCCCGCGCCTCGTCCGCCTCCAGCGAGCACGACGACGACAG ATGGTCGCCGGGTCTACGCGGCTCTGGTTCGTCGGACGGCGGCGGTCTTTCCGACTTCATCGATGGACTCGGGCCGGGCCAGCTGGTGGGCAGACAACTGCTGGGCGCGCCCACGCTCGGGGACGTGCAACTCTCCATGTGCTACCAGAAGGGATTCCTTGAG GTGGAGGTGATCCGCGCGCGCGGGCTCCAAGCGCGGCAAGGCAGCCGCACGCTGCCGGCGCCCTACGTCAAGGTGTACCTGGTCAACGGCAAGCGCTGCGTGGCCAAGGCCAAGACCACTAGCGCGCGCCGCACGCTCGACCCACTGTACCAGCAGACCTTGACCTTCAGGGAGAACTTCAAGGGATGCGTATTGCAA GTGACAGTGTGGGGCGACTACGGGCGCATCGAGGGCAAGAAGGTGTTCATGGGCGTGGCCCAGATCATGCTGGACGACCTCAACCTCTCCAACATCGTCATCGGATGGTACAAGCTTTTTGGAACCACTTCTTTG TAA